One genomic region from Prevotella sp. Rep29 encodes:
- the mutL gene encoding DNA mismatch repair endonuclease MutL, with protein MSDIIQLLPDSVANQIAAGEVIQRPASVIKELVENAIDADAKTIHVLVVDAGRTSIQVIDDGIGMSETDARLAFERHATSKIRQADDLFNLHTMGFRGEALASIAAVAQVELTTRPRGAEVGVRLSVSGSKFMGQETVSCPEGSNFKVENLFYNVPARRKFLKSNTTELNQILSAFERIVLVYPNIHFTFHSNGAEVFNLRACALRQRIVDVFGKRISQELLPLDVNTSVCQVSGFVGKPESARKRGAHQYFFVNDRYMKHPYFHKAVINVYERLVPTGEQVPYFIYFKVPPQDIDVNIHPVKTEIKFENEQMIWQILTAAVKDAIGRFVEIPAIDFDTKDRPDIPVFDSKASPNPMPKVEYNPKYNPFDTASGKTRKAAPEQWEQLYEGLVGNETEQSLFGQQPVGMEEDVIEEKSPIHYQYKGCYIMTAVKSGLMIIDQHRAHVRVLYEEYLHRTGEQGNNIQKLLFPEMLELTPSDDVLMSKILPDLNDMGFELTPLGGGSYAVNGVPAGLEGLNYVSLLESMIEAAKEKPVGLREELQEMLALNLAHHAAIPYGQVLGNEEMEQLVNRLFACSNVNYAPDGKVIMTILKQEEIEKMLG; from the coding sequence ATGAGCGATATTATACAACTTCTTCCCGATTCGGTAGCCAATCAGATTGCTGCCGGAGAAGTGATACAGCGACCGGCTTCTGTCATAAAAGAGTTGGTCGAGAATGCCATTGATGCCGATGCGAAGACAATCCACGTCTTGGTGGTTGATGCCGGACGCACATCCATACAAGTGATAGACGATGGAATCGGTATGTCAGAAACTGATGCCCGCCTGGCTTTTGAGCGTCATGCAACCTCGAAAATCCGTCAGGCAGATGATTTGTTCAATCTCCATACGATGGGATTCCGGGGAGAGGCGTTGGCTTCCATTGCTGCCGTTGCTCAAGTGGAACTGACAACACGTCCTCGGGGGGCAGAAGTCGGAGTGCGTTTGTCCGTTTCCGGCTCAAAATTCATGGGACAAGAAACGGTGTCGTGTCCCGAAGGAAGCAACTTCAAGGTGGAGAATCTTTTTTATAATGTTCCTGCCCGTAGAAAGTTTCTGAAATCAAACACAACCGAACTCAATCAGATTCTTTCGGCTTTTGAACGGATTGTGCTGGTCTATCCGAATATACACTTTACTTTCCACAGCAACGGGGCGGAAGTTTTCAACCTGCGTGCCTGTGCACTGCGCCAACGCATCGTGGACGTATTCGGCAAGCGGATCAGTCAGGAGTTGTTGCCTTTGGATGTCAATACATCCGTCTGTCAGGTGAGCGGCTTTGTCGGTAAACCGGAATCAGCTCGCAAACGCGGGGCACATCAGTATTTCTTCGTGAATGACCGCTACATGAAACATCCGTATTTCCATAAAGCGGTAATCAATGTGTATGAGCGGTTGGTGCCTACGGGAGAGCAAGTTCCGTATTTCATCTATTTCAAAGTGCCTCCTCAAGATATTGATGTAAATATTCATCCCGTGAAGACGGAAATCAAGTTTGAGAACGAACAGATGATATGGCAGATACTGACGGCAGCAGTGAAAGATGCTATCGGAAGGTTTGTGGAGATACCCGCTATAGATTTCGATACCAAAGATCGTCCGGATATTCCTGTGTTTGATTCAAAAGCTTCCCCGAACCCCATGCCGAAAGTGGAGTATAATCCGAAGTACAATCCTTTTGATACAGCATCAGGGAAAACGCGGAAGGCAGCTCCCGAACAATGGGAGCAACTCTACGAAGGGCTTGTGGGAAATGAGACGGAACAGTCGCTTTTCGGACAACAGCCTGTAGGCATGGAAGAGGATGTCATCGAAGAGAAATCGCCTATACATTATCAATATAAAGGGTGCTATATCATGACGGCGGTGAAGTCGGGCTTGATGATTATCGACCAGCATAGGGCACATGTGCGTGTGTTGTATGAAGAATATTTGCACCGTACAGGTGAACAAGGAAACAATATCCAAAAACTGCTGTTTCCTGAAATGTTGGAATTGACACCTTCAGATGATGTCTTAATGAGCAAGATTCTTCCTGATCTGAATGACATGGGCTTCGAACTGACGCCGCTTGGCGGTGGAAGCTATGCGGTCAATGGAGTTCCGGCAGGACTTGAAGGACTTAACTATGTCAGTTTGCTTGAAAGTATGATAGAGGCAGCAAAGGAAAAACCAGTTGGACTACGGGAAGAGTTGCAGGAAATGCTCGCACTTAATTTAGCCCATCATGCAGCCATCCCATACGGTCAGGTTCTTGGAAATGAGGAAATGGAACAATTGGTGAATCGCCTCTTCGCCTGTTCCAATGTCAATTACGCTCCCGACGGGAAGGTGATTATGACGATTCTCAAACAGGAAGAAATTGAAAAAATGTTGGGATAA
- a CDS encoding OmpA family protein, with translation MRKLLIVLAFAGVSVTSMAQDVPTEKYSVATNSFWSNWFIQVGANWNAWYAGNGAEHGSNLPASPFKGFRSNPGAALSIGKWFTPGMGLRLKVQGIWGKTVRAGYEEGVNAYEDYAKGNKYWILNGHAMFNLSNIFFGYNEKRVFNLIPFVGGGFGRTMTHNFYAMDLSAGLQAQFRIKKHFAIHAELGWNRLETDIDGGYDYYGNRGWDSHTNNLYAELGLTFNLNKATWDKVPNVDALNADWQNRLDALNSQLRDANADNDRLRKMLADKPAAEPAKTVKEFVSTPISVFFVLNKTDYLQPKDLVDLKTVADYAIEHNRKVRVFGYADSATGSAERNKWLGEHRAEKVANELVKMGVPRNNIIEEPQGGVSLLTPNYERSYDRRVLVQVVE, from the coding sequence ATGAGAAAATTATTAATCGTACTGGCTTTTGCCGGTGTATCTGTAACTTCTATGGCGCAGGACGTGCCTACAGAAAAGTACAGCGTAGCTACCAACTCATTCTGGAGCAACTGGTTCATTCAGGTTGGCGCAAACTGGAATGCTTGGTATGCAGGTAATGGTGCTGAGCATGGTTCTAACCTTCCGGCAAGCCCTTTCAAGGGTTTCCGTTCTAACCCGGGTGCAGCACTCTCTATTGGTAAGTGGTTTACTCCTGGTATGGGTCTCCGTTTGAAGGTCCAGGGTATTTGGGGTAAGACCGTTCGTGCCGGTTATGAAGAAGGTGTAAACGCCTATGAGGACTATGCAAAAGGTAACAAGTATTGGATTCTTAACGGACATGCTATGTTCAACCTGAGCAACATTTTCTTCGGCTACAATGAGAAGCGTGTGTTCAACCTCATTCCGTTCGTCGGTGGTGGTTTCGGACGTACAATGACTCACAACTTCTATGCAATGGACCTGAGCGCTGGTTTGCAGGCACAGTTCCGCATCAAGAAGCACTTTGCAATTCATGCAGAGTTGGGTTGGAACCGTCTTGAGACTGACATCGATGGTGGTTACGACTACTATGGAAACCGTGGATGGGATTCACACACTAACAACCTTTATGCAGAACTTGGTTTGACTTTCAACCTCAACAAGGCTACATGGGACAAAGTGCCCAATGTTGACGCCCTCAACGCTGACTGGCAGAACCGTCTCGATGCTCTGAACTCTCAGCTCCGCGATGCTAATGCAGACAACGACCGTCTGCGCAAGATGCTTGCTGACAAGCCAGCTGCAGAGCCTGCTAAGACTGTGAAAGAGTTCGTTTCTACTCCGATTTCTGTATTCTTCGTTCTGAATAAGACAGATTATCTGCAGCCGAAAGACCTCGTTGACTTGAAGACTGTTGCTGACTACGCTATTGAGCACAACCGCAAGGTTCGCGTATTCGGTTATGCTGACAGCGCTACCGGTTCTGCTGAGCGCAACAAGTGGCTGGGTGAGCACCGTGCAGAGAAGGTTGCTAACGAACTCGTGAAGATGGGTGTTCCTCGCAACAATATCATCGAAGAGCCTCAGGGTGGTGTGAGCCTCCTCACTCCGAACTACGAGCGTTCTTACGACCGTCGCGTTTTGGTTCAGGTTGTTGAATAA
- the trpS gene encoding tryptophan--tRNA ligase — protein MEKVVSGIRPTGNLHLGNYFGAVKSFVKMQEEYDCMFFIADWHSLTTRPKPEDIQQSARIILAEYLACGIDPQKAPIYVQSDVKETLELYLFLNMNTYIGELGRVTTFKEKARQQPDNVNAGLFTYPTLMAADILQHRAKKVPVGKDQEQNMEMARKCARRFNHIYGVEFFPEPQNFYFSEKAVKVPGLDGSGKMGKSEGNCIYLHDDDKTISKKVMRAVTDMGPQTPNSPRPEVIENLFTFLRICSTEETFKFFDEKWNDCTLRYGDLKKQIAEDICKTVAPIRERITEYTSNTDLLDRIAREGAERARESALATLREVRKIIGFRS, from the coding sequence ATGGAAAAAGTTGTTAGTGGCATTCGTCCGACCGGGAATCTGCATCTCGGGAACTATTTCGGGGCAGTAAAGAGTTTTGTCAAAATGCAAGAGGAATATGATTGCATGTTTTTCATCGCTGACTGGCACTCGCTGACAACCCGACCGAAGCCTGAAGACATACAGCAAAGTGCACGCATCATTCTTGCCGAATATCTTGCCTGCGGCATCGACCCGCAGAAAGCTCCGATATACGTACAAAGCGACGTGAAAGAAACACTCGAGCTGTATCTGTTCTTAAATATGAACACATATATCGGCGAACTGGGACGCGTGACGACCTTTAAGGAAAAGGCTCGCCAGCAACCGGACAATGTGAATGCCGGACTTTTTACCTACCCCACCCTGATGGCTGCCGACATTCTGCAGCACCGCGCCAAGAAAGTGCCTGTGGGAAAAGACCAAGAACAGAACATGGAAATGGCACGCAAGTGTGCACGGCGCTTCAACCACATCTACGGCGTGGAGTTCTTCCCCGAACCCCAGAACTTCTATTTCAGCGAGAAAGCGGTGAAAGTTCCCGGACTTGACGGCAGCGGAAAAATGGGTAAGAGCGAAGGCAACTGCATCTATCTGCATGACGATGATAAAACGATTTCGAAGAAAGTGATGCGGGCAGTCACTGACATGGGACCGCAAACGCCGAACAGTCCGCGCCCCGAAGTGATTGAAAACCTGTTCACGTTCCTGCGCATCTGCTCTACGGAAGAGACGTTCAAATTCTTCGACGAGAAATGGAACGACTGCACCTTGCGCTACGGAGACCTGAAAAAACAGATAGCTGAGGACATCTGCAAGACGGTGGCTCCCATCCGCGAACGAATCACGGAATACACTTCAAACACCGATCTGTTGGACCGCATAGCACGCGAGGGAGCAGAGCGGGCACGGGAAAGTGCACTGGCTACGCTGAGAGAAGTCAGAAAGATTATCGGTTTCAGAAGTTAG